The Deinococcus fonticola genome includes the window AGGGCGACGCCGATCGAGCCGGTGATGTGGAGGGTATGCCCGCCGGCCTGGACCGGACGCGCGAGTTGATTGAGGATCTTGTGTGCCACCCGGTGCGCGTCCGGTCCATCCCGGAGGTGGTGAAGGATGATGGTGAACTCGTCCCCTCCCATCCGGGCGACCAGGTCGCCAGCTCGGACCACCTGGCGCAGCCGCCGCGCCACTTCCTTGAGGAGGTCGTCCCCAACGTCGTGTCCCAGGGTGTCATTGACGTGCTTGAAGCGGTCAAGGTCAATGAACAGGATCGCGAAGGTGTGACCGGCAGGGTGCTGAAGCGCGCGTTCCACCTCCGCCTGGAAGTGGGCGCGGTTGGCGAGCCCGGTGAGGGCGTCATGCGTCGCCCGGTAGGCCAGTGCTTCCTGCGCCTCCTGCAGGGCCTGATTGGCCTGAGTCAGCTCCGTGCTTTTGCGGCGTTCGTCGTCGGCATCCCGGCGCAGCAGTTCCATCTGCATCTGGGCGCCGAGCACCTGCGCTTTGCGTTCCACCGCCTCGGCATGCATCACCTGACTGAGTGCCTGGTGGGCTTTCAGTGCTTCGTAGGCCTGCTGCCAGTCCTCACGTGCAGCGTGCAGTTCGCTCAGGGCGTGCAGGACCGTCCGTTGCTGCGGGCGGATGTTGTGCTGCTGGGCGTCACGAAGGGCGAGTTCGAGCTGGGCCTGGGCCGCGTCATGCTGCCCGAGCTGGGTCAGGGCCTGGCCATAGAGCTTGCGGACGTACACCAGATGCTCCCGGTCATCGACATCCTGCGCCAGCGGCAAGAGCGACTCGGCTTCGGTCACCACTTCACGGGTCCGGCCGGCGTCGATCAGGCAGGCCAGGATCCAGGTTCGCAGGGCCACCTCGTGCTGCCGGATGCCGAACGCCCGGACCCTGGGAAGGTGCTCCGTGACCAGTTGCATGGCCTCGTCCAGGCGCCCCAGATGGTAGTAGGCCCGGACGAGGTTGATCGTTCCTGCGGACGAGAACAGGGTCAGGTCTGCCAGCTCCGGGCGGCGGATCAGCGTCATCACCTCCTGGAACATGTCCAGGGCCAGCGGGTAGTCGCCGAGGTCCGCGTGGATGAGCCCCATGTTGCTCAGGGCACGCGCTCGTCCGGCGTGGTCGTGATTCCCGGCGAGGCTGAGGCTCTTCTGGTAGTGCTCCATGCCTTCGCCGTAATGGCCCAGGGCCACGGCGCACAGGCCCATGTTGTTGGTGACCCGGGCAGCGATCACCCTGTCCCGTGTCCGTTCTGCGAGGTCGTGAGCCTGTTGGAGGATGCCCAGCGCGGTGTCGTACTGGGAGCGGAAATAGTAGGTGGCGCCCAGGAGCGTCAAGGCGAGGGCTTCGCGTGACGGGTCTCCGAGGTGGGCGGCGAGGGACTGGGCTTCCCGCAGCAGCCTTTCAGCCTGTTCGGCGTCCGAGACGACAAGAGTTTCGGCCGTCTGGAGCAGGTCACGGAGCCGCTCGTCATGTGACGTGCCTGCTGGAGAATGAGGGGTTGCTTGGACGGCGGGCACAGGGGCAGCGTAGGGAGAGAGCTCTTACGAAAACCTTGAACGTCGAATCATTGAGATGAGGTCCGACCGGGTGGACTTGAGGTCCCTGTGGACGGAATGTCTGGCAGGTGGGGCCAGGGTGACCCCGCTGACCATCGGTCCGCAGGCCCGCGCCGTCCTCAGCGGAGATGTCAGCGAAGGAAAAGCCTGGAAACGCACCGTCACCTGGAACATCCGGCGCGGCCGCTGACCCTCCCACTGGGGGTGACCTGAGAAT containing:
- a CDS encoding diguanylate cyclase domain-containing protein codes for the protein MPAVQATPHSPAGTSHDERLRDLLQTAETLVVSDAEQAERLLREAQSLAAHLGDPSREALALTLLGATYYFRSQYDTALGILQQAHDLAERTRDRVIAARVTNNMGLCAVALGHYGEGMEHYQKSLSLAGNHDHAGRARALSNMGLIHADLGDYPLALDMFQEVMTLIRRPELADLTLFSSAGTINLVRAYYHLGRLDEAMQLVTEHLPRVRAFGIRQHEVALRTWILACLIDAGRTREVVTEAESLLPLAQDVDDREHLVYVRKLYGQALTQLGQHDAAQAQLELALRDAQQHNIRPQQRTVLHALSELHAAREDWQQAYEALKAHQALSQVMHAEAVERKAQVLGAQMQMELLRRDADDERRKSTELTQANQALQEAQEALAYRATHDALTGLANRAHFQAEVERALQHPAGHTFAILFIDLDRFKHVNDTLGHDVGDDLLKEVARRLRQVVRAGDLVARMGGDEFTIILHHLRDGPDAHRVAHKILNQLARPVQAGGHTLHITGSIGVALAPHDGTDVITLQRHADIAMYSAKRQGKNGVRLYHSALGEETDKRADTGRDGRAAFTEPEQSC